A genome region from Gossypium hirsutum isolate 1008001.06 chromosome A04, Gossypium_hirsutum_v2.1, whole genome shotgun sequence includes the following:
- the LOC107947945 gene encoding receptor-like protein EIX2 — MATFAAIWELTSTKLHHLTSLNFNRNDFNGSLIPEFFGSLKILKLLDLSNANFRGPIPSLLGNLSMLETLRLGGNGGDVTFRHNFKKMYSVGKLEWLSHLSRLKEVDLSFTNLSNANDWSQIINHLPLLQKLSLRDCDLPSISSYSVSLTNSFTSLITLDLSDNNPPSFSIYPWLFNVSNNLVSLNLSNNQLKGPIPEDFGNMKAIQHLDLSHNLLNGSISKCIGQLSNLKVLLLAGNSFDGDVLSEAHFSYLIYLKVLDLSYTSLTLKFNSGWIPPFQLNQIKLCSCKLGPHFPDWIRTQVGTQTPYLDTRFVDYLDVSASGISDSLAYWFWDSSYSSMYINMSFNQISGTFPNNSIRIRLLDLSSNNFSGPLPHFSLDLGNMGTINLSKNKFTGSVSPICNITNEGILKLIDLSNNLFSGVVPDCFESFQSLTSLNLGDNGFSGSLPSSLGSLTSLEMLSLRGNNFLGELPSSLQNCTRLKFLDLSDNELSGEIPIWIGQRLSSLVFLSLQGNQFRGRIPHQLCGLKYLQILDLSINKISGTIPPCLNNLTSMAKKESVDRRIEHHILYNGLVRFFQVRYVDEALLTWKGTKQSYPQLGLLLAIDLSSNKLTGEVPEELNSLQELVALNLSRNIFTGKVLQKIGHLMKLEVLDLSRNKFSGNIPTSLSKLTFLSTLDLSYNDLSGKIPTSTQLQSFDPSSFSHNRGLCGPPVSPNCSMVEPSPGKPAVGGEEDSDEFMKWFYTGMGLGFAVGFWGFCSVVFFKRSRRHSYYRCLDNAKDWVYVSFVLLKARALGSNESEKRMEIEHLSSPKTKHMQQSSTQRNALVLACAKRVKEKHYLNLSTAFKLWIRQATVPLLSGSVRSAAFGMALILLDLSNANFRGPIPSLFGNLSMLETLRLGGNSRVFNVGKLEWLSHLSRLKEVDLSFTNLSNANDWSQIINHLPLLQKLNLRDRNLPSISSSSVSLTNSSTSLNTLDLSHNNLPSSTIYPWLFNVSSNLESLDLSSNQLKGLIPDAFGNMMAIKELYLSDNLLILDENQVRGDFVLNEIEKLPDLRVLDLGYNLLNGSISKSLGQLLELDTL; from the exons atggccacctttgctgcTATATGGGAGCTGACTTCAACAAAACTACATCATTTGACTTCTTTAAATTTCAACAGGAATGATTTTAATGGCAGTCTCATCCCAGAGTTTTTTggttctttgaaaattttgaaattactgGATCTCTCTAATGCTAATTTTAGAGGTCCAATTCCTTCTCTACTTGGAAATCTTTCAATGCTGGAGACTCTTAGATTGGGTGGTAACGGTGGAGACGTTACCTTTCGGCATAACTTCAAAAAAATGTATAGTGTTGGAAAACTTGAGTGGCTTTCCCACCTTTCTCGTTTGAAAGAGGTTGATCTCAGTTTCACTAACCTGAGCAATGCCAATGATTGGTCTCAAATCATTAACCATCTTCCTTTGCTTCAAAAACTAAGTCTGAGAGATTGTGATCTTCCAAGCATCTCATCTTATTCTGTTTCCCTTACCAACTCTTTTACATCTCTCATCACTCTCGATCTCTCTGATAATAATCCCCCTTCTTTTTCCATATATCCATGGCTGTTTAATGTTAGCAACAACCTTGTTTCCCTTAATCTCTCAAATAACCAGTTGAAAGGTCCAATTCCAGAGGACTTCGGGAACATGAAGGCTATTCAACACCTTGATCTGAGTCATAATCTTTTAAATGGATCCATAAGCAAATGCATTGGGCAACTGTCCAACCTGAAAGTCTTACTGCTTGCAGGGAATTCTTTTGATGGTGATGTGCTTTCCGAAGCTCATTTCTCATATCTTATCTATTTAAAGGTGTTGGATTTATCCTACACTTCTTTGACTTTGAAATTCAACTCCGGATGGATTCCTCCTTTTCAACTGAATCAAATAAAGCTTTGCTCTTGCAAGTTAGGGCCTCATTTCCCAGATTGGATTCGGACACAAGTGGGCACTCAAACCCCTTACCTTGATACTCGTTTTGTAGATTACCTTGATGTTTCTGCTTCAGGAATTTCGGATTCTCTTGCCTATTGGTTTTGGGACTCAAGTTACAGCTCAATGTACATAAACATGTCTTTCAATCAGATCAGTGGTACATTCCCAAATAACTCTATCCGCATAAGACTTCTAGATCTAAGCTCTAATAATTTCTCAGGACCATTGCCACATTTTTCTTTAGACTTAGGGAATATGGGGACCATTAACCTTTCCAAAAATAAGTTTACTGGTTCAGTCTCTCCAATTTGCAATATTACCAATGAAGGTATTTTGAAATTGATTGATCTCTCAAATAATCTATTTTCTGGAGTGGTTCCAGACTGTTTTGAGAGTTTCCAATCTTTAACATCTTTGAATTTGGGTGATAATGGTTTCTCAGGCTCACTTCCAAGCTCCTTAGGTTCTTTGACTTCTCTTGAAATGCTCAGTTTACGTGGTAATAACTTCTTAGGAGAATTACCTTCATCTTTACAAAATTGTACCAGGTTAAAATTTTTGGACTTGAGTGATAATGAATTATCTGGAGAAATACCTATTTGGATCGGCCAAAGGCTTTCATCGTTGGTTTTTCTTAGCCTTCAAGGGAACCAGTTCAGGGGAAGGATTCCCCATCAACTTTGTGGATTGAAATATCTACAAATCTTGGATCTCTCTATAAATAAAATCTCTGGTACCATACCACCATGCCTCAATAATTTGACTTCCATGGCAAAAAAAGAGAGTGTAGATCGAAGAATTGAACATCACATCTTATATAATGGACTTGTAAGGTTCTTCCAAGTTAGGTATGTTGACGAGGCATTGCTTACATGGAAGGGAACAAAACAAAGCTATCCACAGCTTGGACTGCTACTAGCCATTGATCTCTCTTCTAACAAATTAACAGGAGAGGTTCCAGAAGAATTAAATAGTCTTCAAGAACTAGTTGCATTGAACTTGTCAAGAAACATTTTTACCGGAAAAGTTCTTCAAAAGATCGGGCATCTAATGAAACTAGAGGTGCTTGACCTGTCAAGAAACAAGTTTTCAGGAAACATACCAACGAGCTTGTCTAAATTAACATTTCTAAGTACCTTGGACTTGTCTTACAATGACTTGTCTGGAAAAATTCCAACCAGCACTCAGCTACAGAGCTTTGATCCTTCATCATTTTCGCATAATAGAGGACTTTGTGGTCCTCCTGTTTCACCGAATTGCTCAATGGTGGAACCATCTCCTGGCAAACCTGCAGTAGGAGGTGAAGAAGATTCTGATGAGTTCATGAAATGGTTTTACACTGGCATGGGACTTGGATTTGCTGTGGGTTTCTGGGGGTTTTGCAGTGTTGTGTTCTTCAAGCGTTCACGGAGGCATTCATATTATCGTTGCTTGGATAATGCAAAGGATTGGGTTtatgtttcatttgttttattgaaAGCAAG AGCACTTGGGAGCAACGAGAGTGAAAAACGAATGGAAATAGAACACTTGAGCAGTCCAAAAACTAAACATATGCAGCAAAGttccacacag AGAAATGCACTGGTGCTAGCGTGTGCAAAGAGAGTGAAAGAAAAGCACTACTTGAATTTAAGCACAGCCTTCAAGCTATGGATTCGTCAGGCGACGGTGCCCTTGCTTTCTGGCTCAGTGAGGAGTGCTGCCTTTGGAATGGC CTTGATATTACTGGATCTCTCTAATGCTAATTTTAGAGGTCCAATTCCTTCTCTATTTGGAAATCTTTCAATGTTGGAGACTCTTAGATTGGGTGGCAACAGTAGAGTTTTCAATGTTGGAAAACTTGAGTGGCTTTCCCATCTTTCTCGTTTGAAAGAGGTTGATCTCAGTTTCACTAACCTGAGCAATGCCAATGATTGGTCTCAAATCATTAACCATCTTCCTTTGCTTCAAAAACTAAATCTGAGAGATCGTAATCTTCCAAGCATCTCATCTTCTTCTGTTTCCCTTACCAACTCTTCTACATCTCTCAACACTCTCGATCTCTCTCATAATAATCTCCCTTCTTCTACCATATATCCATGGTTGTTTAATGTTAGCAGCAACCTTGAATCACTTGACCTCTCAAGTAACCAGTTGAAAGGTCTAATTCCAGATGCTTTCGGGAACATGATGGCTATTAAAGAACTTTATTTGAGTGATAATCTTTTGATATTAGATGAGAATCAAGTTAGGGGAGATTTCGTGTTGAATGAAATCGAAAAACTACCAGATCTTAGGGTTCTAGATCTTGGGTACAACCTTTTAAATGGATCCATAAGCAAAAGCCTTGGGCAACTGTTGGAGTTAGACACACTTTAA
- the LOC107947946 gene encoding receptor-like protein EIX2 has product MENRILKAKKDGAYGRKSDDFIHLKHWLKAITYTSHLAGNSFDGDVISEAHFSNFTYLQKLDLSYTSLTLKFTFGWIPPFQPSQLLLCSCKLGRRFPNWIQTHVLNPDVDISSIDYLDISASGISDSLPYWFWDKFQGLSYINMSFNQISGTFPNKSIHIIHLDLSSNNFSGALPRFSLDYFMDMGTINHSKNKFTGSVSPICNITGDGFLALFDLSNNLFSGVVPDCFGSFPFLTALNLGDNSFSGSLPSSLGSLISLEMLSLPGNKFSGELPSSLQNCAKLKFLDLSDNELSGEIPMWIGQKLSSLVFLSLQGNQFRGRIPHQLCGLKYLQILDLSVNKISGTIPPCLNNFTSMAKKESLDRRIEHNILDTGPRFLSLEGVYGEPIWIIQVRYVDEALLTWKGTKQSYPQLGLLLAIDLSCNKLTGEIPEELSSLQELVVLNLSRNLFNGKILQKIGRIRQLEVLDLSRNKFSGNIPTSLSELTFLTLNYRALILRHFRIIEDFVVLRFHRIAQWWNHVPANLQ; this is encoded by the exons ATGGAGAACAGAATTTTGAAGGCAAAGAAAGATGGAGCATATGGAAGAAAATCTGATGATTTCATTCATTTGAAACATTGGCttaaagccattacatataccagtcATTTGGCTG GGAATTCTTTTGATGGTGATGTGATTTCCGAAGCTCATTTCTCAAATTTCACCTATTTACAGAAGTTGGATTTATCCTACACTTCTTTGACTTTGAAATTCACCTTCGGATGGATTCCTCCCTTCCAACCGAGTCAACTATTGCTTTGCTCTTGCAAGTTAGGGCGTCGTTTCCCAAATTGGATTCAGACTCACGTCCTAAACCCTGACGTTGATATTTCTTCCATAGATTACCTTGATATTTCTGCTTCAGGAATTTCGGATTCTCTTCCCTACTGGTTTTGGGACAAATTTCAGGGATTATCGTACATAAACATGTCTTTCAATCAGATCAGTGGTACTTTTCCAAATAAATCTATCCACATAATCCATCTAGATCTAAGCTCTAATAATTTCTCAGGAGCATTGCCACGTTTTTCTTTAGACTACTTTATGGATATGGGGACCATTAACCATTCCAAAAACAAGTTTACTGGTTCAGTCTCTCCAATTTGCAATATTACCGGTGATGGTTTTTTGGCATTGTTTGATCTCTCAAATAATCTATTTTCTGGAGTGGTTCCAGACTGTTTTGGAAGTTTCCCGTTTTTAACAGCTTTGAATTTGGGTGATAATAGTTTCTCAGGCTCACTTCCCAGCTCCTTAGGATCTCTGATTTCTCTTGAAATGCTAAGTTTACCTGGTAATAAATTCTCTGGAGAATTACCTTCATCTTTACAGAATTGTGCCAAGTTAAAATTTCTCGACTTGAGTGATAATGAATTATCAGGAGAAATACCTATGTGGATCGGTCAGAAGCTTTCATCGTTGGTTTTTCTTAGCCTTCAAGGGAACCAGTTCAGGGGAAGGATTCCCCATCAACTTTGTGGATTGAAATATCTACAAATCTTGGACCTCTCTGTAAATAAAATCTCTGGTACCATACCACCATGCCTCAATAATTTCACTTCCATGGCAAAAAAAGAGAGTTTAGATAGAAGGATTGAGCATAACATCTTAGATACTGGACCTAGATTTTTATCTCTGGAGGGTGTGTATGGTGAGCCTATATGGATCATTCAGGTTAGATATGTTGATGAGGCATTGCTTACATGGAAGGGAACAAAGCAAAGCTATCCACAACTTGGATTGCTTCTAGCCATTGATCTCTCTTGTAACAAATTAACAGGAGAGATTCCTGAAGAATTAAGTAGTCTTCAAGAACTGGTTGTATTGAACTTGTCAAGAAACCTTTTTAACGGAAAAATTCTTCAAAAGATTGGGCGTATAAGACAACTAGAGGTGCTTGACCTGTCAAGAAACAAGTTTTCAGGAAACATCCCGACCAGCTTGTCTGAATTAACATTTCTAA CACTCAACTACAGAGCTTTAATCCTTCGTCATTTTCGCATAATAGAGGACTTTGTGGTCCTCCGATTTCACCGAATTGCTCAATGGTGGAACCACGTCCCGGCAAACCTGCAGTAG